In the Mytilus trossulus isolate FHL-02 chromosome 1, PNRI_Mtr1.1.1.hap1, whole genome shotgun sequence genome, one interval contains:
- the LOC134708608 gene encoding uncharacterized protein LOC134708608, which produces MTHILKCILCAFMCCTRIGNGPVVSGLTVTLPSGPNSYPTNAIIEYNRILCSSTNYAGGKYKATMAGNYLVSVTMMSGTVTAHTTLRKNGGIYVWLYTGNQFDMATQTVCMQLEVNDEIWVQMTNKASILFDVYNTFTVVKLPDPERIPLDA; this is translated from the exons ATgactcacattttgaaatgcatCTTGTGTGCGTTCATGTGTTGTACACGCATTGGTAATGGACCGGTGGTCTCAG GATTAACAGTAACCTTACCCAGTGGTCCGAATTCATACCCGACAAATGCAATAATCGAATATAACCGGATTCTTTGTTCGAGTACTAATTATGCTGGTGGAAAATATAAAGCTACTATGGCTGGTAATTACTTGGTGTCTGTTACCATGATGTCAGGCACTGTAACCGCTCACACTACTCTAAGGAAAAATGGAGGCATTTATGTGTGGCTATATACTGGTAACCAATTTGATATGGCAACCCAAACTGTCTGCATGCAGTTGGAAGTGAATGACGAGATTTGGGTACAGATGACCAACAAGGCATCGATTCTCTTTGATGTTTATAACACTTTCACTGTAGTTAAATTGCCTGATCCAGAACGAATACCGCTGGATGCTTAA
- the LOC134727163 gene encoding uncharacterized protein LOC134727163, whose amino-acid sequence MNEINTTNHKTPRKRKFKRRKQKPESIVVNLSSKELTRAEESLLSKGLNFCPIPSTVNNFQLDEDLDQFARRLRLKDFFYNRGKKNLEEAGLTDSDTDTNEEVTSIPKFRKKSSWKPPKSKNDNLESFINYVRSDIKSCITNTRNYNLSKPESIALKALKDQEDIVIKPADKGGAVVVMNKTDYIAEGNRQLSNSNFYKQLTTDPTLNTIRRINTILQEMFDNKHIDNDTFDYLRPLENEAKAGRFYMLPKIHKTGNPGRPIVSANSHPTEKISEFVDHHLRPHVKELPSFIQDTTDYLKKMESLNPLPSNTILASMDVSSLYTNIPQDEGIAACEEAWNTRSEKNPPTECLVTLLKLVLENNNFSFNEKHYLQIDGTSMGTKMAPSYANIFMGQLEKRLLASAPYQPLSWFRFIDDIDFKWTDSQEHLNEFLEHCNSFHHSIKFTYESSMEKINFLDTTSYIKNGTIITDLHTKQTDKHQFLSPKSCHPKHCSRGIPFSQALRIKRICSNENTKDARLGQLRKHLVVRGYNNNIIDSAFERANKTSRQELLEYKDKNKAANRTPLVLTYHPDFKNVSSIVQKHWKIIENDLNLKKVFSSPPVMAFRRPKNIRDKLVTSVLAKQPTPSPGCYKQCGRRNCLCCKAANTSSSFTSSVTEQNYTIYSNSNCKTENSIYILTCDTCGIQYVGETMDKFNIRLNNHRSSYKTNKNCPLTRHLRSTKHPFENVTFQIIEVNTEWDTTARRRRENFWIHQLHTLEPDGLNEKDEKRYRKDKE is encoded by the coding sequence ATGAATGAAATTAATACAACAAACCATAAGACCcctagaaaaagaaaatttaaaagacgGAAACAAAAACCTGAAAgcattgttgtaaatttgtcATCTAAAGAACTTACACGTGCTGAGGAATCTCTTTTAAGTAAAGGTTTAAATTTCTGTCCCATCCCATCAACTGTAAATAACTTTCAGTTAGACGAAGACCTAGACCAATTCGCTAGACGTTTACGCTTGAAAGATTTTTTCTACAACAGGGGCAAGAAAAACCTTGAAGAAGCCGGATTAACAGATTCAGATACTGACACCAATGAAGAAGTCACGTCCATCCcaaaatttaggaaaaaaagTTCATGGAAACcaccaaagagtaaaaatgatAACTTGGAGTCATTCATTAACTACGTGAGGTCTGATATAAAGTCCTGTATAACAAATAcaagaaattataatttatccaAGCCAGAAAGTATAGCTTTGAAAGCATTAAAAGATCAAGAGGATATTGTAATAAAGCCTGCCGACAAAGGGGGTGCTGTGGTTGTCATGAATAAAACAGATTATATAGCAGAGGGGAATCGCCAACTTTCAAActctaatttttataaacaattaaccACAGATCCAACGCTTAATACTATTCGAAGGATCAACACCATCCTACAAGAGATGTTCGACAACAAGCATATAGACAATGACACCTTTGATTATCTCCGACCTCTTGAGAACGAAGCAAAGGCCGGACGATTCTATATGTTGcctaaaatacataaaacgGGCAATCCAGGTCGACCAATTGTATCAGCGAATAGTCATCCAACTGAAAAGATATCAGAATTTGTAGACCATCATCTAAGACCTCATGTGAAAGAACTACCATCATTCATTCAAGACACAACTGATTATCTAAAGAAAATGGAAAGCCTCAATCCTTTACCAAGCAATACTATACTTGCATCCATGGACGTGTCTTCTTTATATACCAACATTCCACAAGACGAAGGAATAGCAGCGTGTGAAGAGGCATGGAACACTCGTAGTGAAAAAAATCCTCCTACCGAGTGCCTTGTTACACTTCTCAAACTAGTACTGGAGAATAACAACTTCTCTTTCAATGAAAAACACTATCTCCAGATAGACGGTACTAGTATGGGCACAAAAATGGCCCCGTCATATGCCAACATATTtatgggccaacttgaaaaacGCCTCTTGGCTAGTGCTCCATATCAGCCCTTATCATGGTTCCGATTCATTGACgatattgatttcaaatggaCAGATTCACAAGAACATCTTAATGAATTTCTAGAACACTGTAACTCTTTCCaccattcaataaaatttacatatgaatCCTCTATGGAGAAAATTAACTTCCTCGATACTACGAGTTACATCAAGAACGGAACCATTATAACGGACCTTCACACcaaacaaacggacaaacatCAATTCCTTTCTCCAAAAAGTTGCCATCCTAAACACTGCTCCCGTGGTATCCCATTCAGCCAGGCATTACGAATCAAGAGAATATGCTCTAATGAAAATACGAAAGATGCTAGACTTGGACAACTTCGTAAACATCTAGTTGTTCGAGGATACAATAACAACATCATTGATAGCGCTTTCGAAAGAGCAAACAAAACTAGTCGCCAAGAACTTCTTGAGTACAAAGATAAGAATAAAGCAGCTAACAGAACACCCCTTGTACTCACTTACCatcctgattttaaaaatgtgtcatccATTGTTCAGAAGCAttggaaaattatagaaaatgatttaaatctaaaaaaagtattttcctCACCACCAGTCATGGCCTTCAGAAGACCTAAAAACATCCGTGACAAATTAGTGACTTCTGTATTAGCAAAGCAGCCTACTCCATCGCCCGGTTGCTACAAACAATGTGGTCGAAggaattgtttgtgttgtaaagCTGCCAATACAAGCAGTTCTTTCACCAGCTCCGTTACTGAACAAAATTATACCATCTACTCAAATTCCAACTGTAAAACGGAGAACTCAATCTATATATTAACATGTGACACTTGTGGCATTCAGTATGTGGGAgaaacaatggacaaatttaatATCCGGCTTAATAACCATCGTTCATCgtacaaaaccaacaaaaactgtCCTCTCACAAGACATCTTCGTTCAACGAAACATCCttttgaaaatgtcactttCCAAATTATAGAAGTCAACACCGAGTGGGACACCACGGCGCGAAGGAGAAGAGAAAACTTTTGGATCCACCAACTCCACACTTTAGAACCTGATGGTCTTAACGAAAAAGACGAGAAAAGATACaggaaagataaagaataa
- the LOC134727269 gene encoding uncharacterized protein LOC134727269 produces the protein MNEINTTNHKTPRKRKFKRRKQKPESIVVNLSSKELTRAEESLLSKGLNFCPIPSTVNNFQLDEDLDQFARRLRLKDFFYNRGKKNLEEAGLTDSDTDTNEEVTSIPKFRKKSSWKPPKSKNDNLESFINYVRSDIKSCITNTRNYNLSKPESIALKALKDQEDIVIKPADKGGAVVVMNKTDYIAEGNRQLSNSNFYKQLTTDPTLNTIRRINTILQEMFDNKHIDNDTFDYLRPLENEAKAGRFYMLPKIHKTGNPGRPIVSANSHPTEKISEFVDHHLRPHVKELPSFIQDTTDYLKKMESLNPLPSNTILASMDVSSLYTNIPQDEGIAACEEAWNTRSEKNPPTECLVTLLKLVLENNNFSFNEKHYLQIDGTSMGTKMAPSYANIFMGQLEKRLLASAPYQPLSWFRFIDDIDFKWTDSQEHLNEFLEHCNSFHHSIKFTYESSMEKINFLDTTSYIKNGTIITDLHTKQTDKHQFLSPKSCHPKHCSRGIPFSQALRIKRICSNENTKDARLGQLRKHLVVRGYNNNIIDSAFERANKTSRQELLEYKDKNKAANRTPLVLTYHPDFKNVSSIVQKHWKIIENDLNLKKVFSSPPVMAFRRPKNIRDKLVTSVLAKQPTPSPGCYKQCGRRNCLCCKAANTSSSFTSSVTKQNYTIYSNSNCKTENSIYILTCDTCGIQYVGETMDKFNIRLNNHRSSYKTNKNCPLTRHLRSTKHPFENVTFQIIEVNTEWDTTARRRRENFWIHQLHTLEPDGLNEKDEKRYRKDKE, from the coding sequence ATGAATGAAATTAATACAACAAACCATAAGACCcctagaaaaagaaaatttaaaagacgGAAACAAAAACCTGAAAgcattgttgtaaatttgtcATCTAAAGAACTTACACGTGCTGAGGAATCTCTTTTAAGTAAAGGTTTAAATTTCTGTCCCATCCCATCAACTGTAAATAACTTTCAGTTAGACGAAGACCTAGACCAATTCGCTAGACGTTTACGCTTGAAAGATTTTTTCTACAACAGGGGCAAGAAAAACCTTGAAGAAGCCGGATTAACAGATTCAGATACTGACACCAATGAAGAAGTCACGTCCATCCcaaaatttaggaaaaaaagTTCATGGAAACcaccaaagagtaaaaatgatAACTTGGAGTCATTCATTAACTACGTGAGGTCTGATATAAAGTCCTGTATAACAAATAcaagaaattataatttatccaAGCCAGAAAGTATAGCTTTGAAAGCATTAAAAGATCAAGAGGATATTGTAATAAAGCCTGCCGACAAAGGGGGTGCTGTGGTTGTCATGAATAAAACAGATTATATAGCAGAGGGGAATCGCCAACTTTCAAActctaatttttataaacaattaaccACAGATCCAACGCTTAATACTATTCGAAGGATCAACACCATCCTACAAGAGATGTTCGACAACAAGCATATAGACAATGACACCTTTGATTATCTCCGACCTCTTGAGAACGAAGCAAAGGCCGGACGATTCTATATGTTGcctaaaatacataaaacgGGCAATCCAGGTCGACCAATTGTATCAGCGAATAGTCATCCAACTGAAAAGATATCAGAATTTGTAGACCATCATCTAAGACCTCATGTGAAAGAACTACCATCATTCATTCAAGACACAACTGATTATCTAAAGAAAATGGAAAGCCTCAATCCTTTACCAAGCAATACTATACTTGCATCCATGGACGTGTCTTCTTTATATACCAACATTCCACAAGACGAAGGAATAGCAGCGTGTGAAGAGGCATGGAACACTCGTAGTGAAAAAAATCCTCCTACCGAGTGCCTTGTTACACTTCTCAAACTAGTACTGGAGAATAACAACTTCTCTTTCAATGAAAAACACTATCTCCAGATAGACGGTACTAGTATGGGCACAAAAATGGCCCCGTCATATGCCAACATATTtatgggccaacttgaaaaacGCCTCTTGGCTAGTGCTCCATATCAGCCCTTATCATGGTTCCGATTCATTGACgatattgatttcaaatggaCAGATTCACAAGAACATCTTAATGAATTTCTAGAACACTGTAACTCTTTCCaccattcaataaaatttacatatgaatCCTCTATGGAGAAAATTAACTTCCTCGATACTACGAGTTACATCAAGAACGGAACCATTATAACGGACCTTCACACcaaacaaacggacaaacatCAATTCCTTTCTCCAAAAAGTTGCCATCCTAAACACTGCTCCCGTGGTATCCCATTCAGCCAGGCATTACGAATCAAGAGAATATGCTCTAATGAAAATACGAAAGATGCTAGACTTGGACAACTTCGTAAACATCTAGTTGTTCGAGGATACAATAACAACATCATTGATAGCGCTTTCGAAAGAGCAAACAAAACTAGTCGCCAAGAACTTCTTGAGTACAAAGATAAGAATAAAGCAGCTAACAGAACACCCCTTGTACTCACTTACCatcctgattttaaaaatgtgtcatccATTGTTCAGAAGCAttggaaaattatagaaaatgatttaaatctaaaaaaagtattttcctCACCACCAGTCATGGCCTTCAGAAGACCTAAAAACATCCGTGACAAATTAGTGACTTCTGTATTAGCAAAGCAGCCTACTCCATCGCCCGGTTGCTACAAACAATGTGGTCGAAggaattgtttgtgttgtaaagCTGCCAATACAAGCAGTTCTTTCACCAGCTCCGttactaaacaaaattataccatCTACTCAAATTCCAACTGTAAAACGGAGAACTCAATCTATATATTAACATGTGACACTTGTGGCATTCAGTATGTGGGAgaaacaatggacaaatttaatATCCGGCTTAATAACCATCGTTCATCgtacaaaaccaacaaaaactgtCCTCTCACAAGACATCTTCGTTCAA